The following nucleotide sequence is from Flavobacterium sp. N1736.
ATAATCACCATGAGTTGGCACCAAAACCCCTTTTTCATTAAAATTACGTCTGGCAATAGAAGTCAATAAAATAGGCGTTGCCCCTTTTTCTCTGGTTTCTTTTACAAACCGAATTAAATTATGACGATACGCCGTATGCGGATTTGTATATCGGGTTGAATCTTCGATTTTTTCATCGTTATGTCCGAATTCAATAAAAACATAATCCCCTTTTTTAAGCTTTTTATAAATTGAATCCCAACGTTTTTCATTGATAAAACTTTTGGTACTTCTGCCATTTAACGCTTTATTTTCGACCACAATATTATCCTTAAAAAAAGACTGAAGAACCTGTGCCCAGCCGTGTTCAGGATTGCGGTCAGAATCTTTTTTGTTTGCCATTGTCGAATCGCCTATTGTATATAATGTCGTTTTTTGAGCGAAACAAGTCGA
It contains:
- a CDS encoding rhamnogalacturonan acetylesterase; translation: MKHFIIIIICLITSTCFAQKTTLYTIGDSTMANKKDSDRNPEHGWAQVLQSFFKDNIVVENKALNGRSTKSFINEKRWDSIYKKLKKGDYVFIEFGHNDEKIEDSTRYTNPHTAYRHNLIRFVKETREKGATPILLTSIARRNFNEKGVLVPTHGDYPLETRLVAEEYKVSFIDLEYYTELLEQSYGPEKSKQLHLHFKAGENAYYEKDKADDTHLSLKGATAIAQIVVNQIKILEDSSLEKLKKGIK